In the Paralichthys olivaceus isolate ysfri-2021 chromosome 15, ASM2471397v2, whole genome shotgun sequence genome, one interval contains:
- the LOC109628825 gene encoding ribonucleoside-diphosphate reductase large subunit-like yields the protein MHVIKRDGRQEGVTFDKITSRIQKLCYGLNSDFVDPTQITMRVIQGLYSGVTTVELDTLAAETAATLTTKHPDYAILAARIAVSNLHKETKKVFSDVMEDLYNYVNPLNRRHSPMISKETLDIVLDNKNRLNSAIIFDRDFTYNFFGFKTLERSYLLKINGKVAERPQHMLMRVAVGIHKGDIDAAIETYNLLSEKWFTHASPTLFNAGTNRPQLSSCFLLAMKDDSIDGIYDTLKQCALISKSAGGIGLAVSCIRATGSYIAGTNGNSNGLVPMLRVYNNTARYVDQGGNKRPGAFAVYLEPWHFDVFEFLELKKNTGKEEQRARDLFFAMWIPDLFMKRVESNRDWSLMCPSECPGLEECWGEKFEELYTRYEKEGRAKRVVKAQQLWHAIIESQTETGTPYMLYKDACNRKSNQQNLGTIKSSNLCTEIVEYTSKDEVAVCNLASIALNMYVTPERTFDFKKLASVTKVIVKNLNKIIDINYYPVPEAERSNRRHRPIGIGVQGLADAFILMRYPFESQEAQLLNIQIFETIYYAALEASCELAEEFGTYETYAGSPVSKGILQYDMWDRVPTDLLDWKALKEKIAKHGIRNSLLLAPMPTASTAQILGNNESIEPYTSNIYTRRVLSGEFQIVNPHLLKDLTERGLWSDVMKNQLIAQNGSIQDIEEIPDDLKQLYKTVWEVSQKTILKMAADRGAYIDQSQSLNIHIAEPNYGKLTSMHFYGWKLGLKTGMYYLRTKPAANPIQFTLNKEKLKEAQPAKSTEEEEAAKEAKERNTAAMVCSLANRDECLMCGS from the exons ATGCACGTCATTAAACGAG ATGGTCGCCAGGAGGGAGTCACCTTTGATAAAATCACCTCTCGTATTCAGAAGCTTTGCTATGGACTCAACTCTGACTTTGTGGACCCT ACCCAGATTACCATGAGGGTGATCCAGGGTCTTTACAGCGGAGTCACCACCGTGGAGCTGGACACCCTGGCAGCAGAGACCGCCGCCACCCTCACCACTAAACACCCTGACTACGCAATCCTGGCCGCACGAATAGCTGTGTCAAACCTGCACAAGGAGACCAAGAAAGTGTTCAGTG ATGTGATGGAAGACCTGTACAACTATGTCAACCCATTAAATAGACGCCATTCTCCCATGATCTCCAAGGAGACACTCGACATTGTCCTTGACAACAAGAAT cGCCTCAACTCAGCCATCATTTTCGACAGAGACTTCACTTACAATTTCTTTGGATTTAAG ACTCTTGAGAGGTCATATTTGTTGAAGATCAATGGCAAAG TTGCTGAGAGACCCCAGCACATGCTAATGAGAGTGGCCGTCGGGATTCATAAAGGAGACATCGATGCAGCCATTGAGACATACAACTTGCTGTCAGAAAAGTGGTTCACCCACGCCTCACCTACACTGTTCAATGCTGGCACCAACAGACCACAGCTGTCCag ttgTTTCCTGCTAGCCATGAAGGATGACAGCATAGATGGTATTTACGACACACTGAAGCAGTGCGCTCTCATCTCCAAATCAGCTGGAGGCATTGGATTGGCAGTCAGCTGTATCCGAGCAACAGGCAGCTACATTGCTGGg acaaatggcAACTCCAACGGGCTTGTTCCCATGCTTCGAGTGTACAACAACACGGCACGTTACGTCGACCAGGGAGGCAACAAG AGACCCGGGGCCTTCGCCGTGTACCTGGAGCCCTGGCATTTCGACGTGTTTGAGTTCTTAGAGTTGAAGAAGAACACAGgtaaagaggagcagagggccAGAGACCTGTTCTTTGCCATGTGGATCCCAGACCTCTTCATGAAACGAGTGGAAAGCAATCGG GACTGGTCTCTGATGTGCCCCAGTGAATGTCCTGGGTTGGAGGAGTGCTGGGGAGAGAAGTTCGAGGAGCTCTACACAAG ATACGAGAAGGAGGGCAGGGCTAAGCGTGTGGTGAAGGCTCAGCAGCTGTGGCATGCCATCATCGAGTCACAGACAGAAACGGGAACACCATACATGCTCTACAAGGACGCCTGCAACAGGAAGAGCAACCAGCAGAATCTGGGCACCATCAAATCCAGCAATCTGTGCACAGAGATAGTGGAGTACACAAGCAAAGATGAG gttgccGTGTGTAACCTGGCATCCATTGCACTCAACATGTACGTCACCCCAGAGAGAACATTCGACTTCAAAAAACTTGCTTCCGTCACCAAAGTCATCGTTAAAAACCTGAACAAGATTATTGACATCAACTACTACCCAGTGCCTGAG GCTGAAAGGTCCAACAGGCGTCACAGGCCAATTGGAATCGGTGTGCAGGGTCTGGCTGATGCCTTCATCCTTATGCGTTATCCGTTTGAAAGCCAAGAGGCCCAGCTACTCAACATTCAGATCTTTGAGACCATCTACTACGCTGCCCTGGAGGCCAGCTGTGAGCTCGCAGAGGAGTTTGGCACTTATGAAACCTACGCCGGCTCTCCTGTCAGCAAGGGA ATTCTTCAGTATGACATGTGGGATAGAGTCCCAACAGATTTATTGGACTGGAAGGCATTGAAGGAGAAAATCGCTAA GCACGGCATTAGGAACAGTCTGCTCTTGGCCCCCATGCCTACAGCTTCCACTGCCCAGATCCTGGGCAACAATGAGTCTATTGAGCCGTACACCAGCAACATCTACACCCGCAGGGTTCTTTCTGGAGAGTTTCAG ATTGTGAATCCTCACCTGCTGAAGGACCTCACAGAAAGAGGACTGTGGAGTGACGTAATGAAGAACCAGCTGATTGCTCAGAACGGCTCCATCCAG GACATTGAAGAGATCCCTGATGATCTGAAGCAGCTCTATAAAACTGTGTGGGAAGTCTCCCAAAAAACCATCCTCAAGATGGCAGCAGACCGTGGTGCCTACATTGACCAGAGCCAGTCGCTTAACATCCACATTGCTGAGCCAAACTATGGCAAACTGACCAGCATGCACTTTTACGGTTGGAAGTTG GGCCTGAAAACCGGCATGTATTACCTGCGGACGAAGCCCGCTGCCAACCCCATTCAGTTCACCCTGAACAAGGAGAAATTAAAGGAGGCTCAACCAGCCAAGAGTacggaagaggaggaggcggcgaaGGAGGCCAAGGAGCGCAACACCGCTGCTATGGTGTGTTCGTTAGCAAACAGAGACGAATGTCTGATGTGCGGCTCCTAA
- the LOC109628508 gene encoding short transient receptor potential channel 2-like, which translates to MENLTPEQWREIMNKKMQFPPELIGAIQEGKIELLCGLLKTGDGIIRQLDESEDRQWREALNLSIRLGNEDAMDALLQGVKFDFRQIHEALLVAVDTNQPRVVKRLLDRLDQEKGNKMDVRSFSQAIFDHSIDNSQFAPGVTPLTLACQKDLYDIVTMLTLKGHIIQWPHKISCACLECRNGRQYDLLKFSLSRINTYRGIASRAFLSITSDDAMLTAFSLSRELRKLSQKEPEFKPQYLDLEQLCQDFAVELLGMCRNQSEVTTILNSCGDESQDALNQQAFEEGIPNLSRLRLAVNYNQKQFVAHPICQQVLSSIWCGNLEGWRGSRTAWKLFVSVGIFLTMPFLCLIYWIAPKSKLGKILRIPVIKFLLHSASYLWFLITLLGESITMEMYRDKFASRQQNILHSSFHMVWVVGFFWYECKEVWLEGLRSYFLDWWNCLDMMVLSMYLASFALRVLIMLKGYFLCHELSGTEECVYFTQTVRKDWHQEDPQLIAEVLFAVTSMFSFTRLAYILPAHESLGTLQISIGKMIDDMMRFMFILMIIGTAFLCGINNIYVPYVISPHLGKFNETFHFLFWTMFGVANQDYVDMPQFVLAEFVGRILYGIFTLVIVIVLLNMLIAMITNSFQKIEDDADVEWKFARSKLYLSYFREGLTMPVPFNIIPSPKAVFYILRGIFRRICCCCTCNSVQKYPPIVSSSNDKGSEETQLPYRQQVIRALVQRYIESARREFEEAKRKDIGNRITELNKAICRMHGDIKGIQQLLMEDEHFASDPVMTKEGSSILGKYINGARNNFRGFNCRQEDKNTSPKVTVHQEEGDKRKVDSDTKQETDTQQNQVGKCGAEGSKLVADCEVVKMEEGRVKVEWRDERQTEKTEHLEAEKNENTDIKVKREGTAGTSLNNVEVKVKAEATKDEAEKIRDAERLREATAGQAESVPVSNEKTDIKKIVNKLKDIELQEKKAEVRWVKDIKFEHKATEKSGVREGNDKPSAKKTIPSPSGSNSSQDTGFGSQEGEGSIDGSLVTP; encoded by the exons ATGGAAAACCTCACG CCAGAGCAATGGCGCGAGATTATGAACAAGAAGATGCAGTTCCCCCCGGAGCTCATCGGTGCCATTCAGGAAGGGAAAATCGAGCTTCTGTGTGGACTGCTGAAAACTGGCGATGGCATCATCCGCCAGCTGGACGAATCCGAGGACCGCCAGTGGAGAGAGGCCCTCAACCTGTCCATCCGCCTGGGAAATGAAGACGCCATGGACGCCCTCCTGCAGGGGGTCAAGTTCGACTTCCGTCAGATTCACGAGGCTTTGCTGGTCGCCGTGGACACCAACCAGCCCAGAGTGGTGAAGCGCCTGCTGGACCGGCTAGACCAAGAGAAAGGCAACAAGATGGATGTGCGCTCCTTCTCTCAGGCCATCTTTGACCACTCCATTGACAACTCCCAGTTTGCCCCCGGTGTGACTCCTCTGACTTTAGCCTGCCAGAAAGACCTGTATGACATAGTGACCATGCTCACCCTAAAAGGCCACATCATCCAGTGGCCACATAAGATCTCCTGCGCCTGTCTGGAGTGTCGTAACGGGCGGCAGTACGACCTGCTGAAGTTCTCCTTGTCTCGTATCAACACCTACCGTGGAATTGCCAGCCGAGCCTTCTTGTCCATCACCTCCGACGATGCCATGCTCACCGCTTTCAGTCTCAGCAGAGAGCTCCGCAAGCTCTCACAAAAAGAGCCTGAGTTCAAG cctcagtACCTGGACCTGGAGCAGCTCTGTCAGGATTTTGCCGTTGAGTTACTGGGCATGTGTCGCAACCAGAGCGAGGTGACCACGATACTCAACAGCTGTGGAGACGAGAGCCAGGATGCCTTAAATCAGCAGGCCTTCGAGGAGGGGATACCCAACCTGTCACGACTGCGGCTTGCTGTTAACTACAACCAGAAGCAG tttgtgGCACACCCAATCTGTCAGCAGGTGCTCTCATCGATCTGGTGTGGGAACCTGGAAGGATGGAGAGGCAGCAGGACTGCCTGGaagctgtttgtctctgtggggaTCTTTCTCACCATGCCGTTCCTCTGCCTCATCTACTGGATCGCACCAAAATCAAAG TTAGGAAAGATCCTGAGGATTCCTGTGATCAagttcctcctccactctgcttcATATCTGTGGTTTCTCATTACATTACTCGGAGAGTCGATAACAATGGAGATGTATCGAGACAAATTTGCCTCCAGGCAGCAGAACATCCTGCACAGCTCCTTCCACATGGTGTGGGTGGTTG GATTCTTCTGGTACGAGTGTAAGGAAGTGTGGCTCGAGGGGCTGCGGAGTTACTTCCTGGATTGGTGGAACTGCTTGGACATGATGGTGCTCAGCATGTACCTGGCATCCTTCGCTTTACGTGTGCTCATCATGCTCAAAGGCTACTTCCTCTGCCATGAACTCAGCGGCACAGAGGAGTGTGTTTATTTCACCCAGACTG TGCGTAAGGACTGGCATCAGGAGGACCCCCAGCTGATTGCGGAGGTGCTGTTTGCAGTCACCAGCATGTTTAGCTTCACACGGCTGGCCTACATCCTGCCAGCCCACGAGTCTCTGGGAACTCTACAGATCTCCATAGGAAAGATGATTGATGACATGATGAG atTCATGTTCATTCTGATGATCATTGGAACAGCCTTCCTCTGTGGCATCAACAACATCTATGTTCCTTATGTCATCTCTCCACATCTTGGCAA GTTTAATGAGACGTTCCACTTCTTATTCTGGACCATGTTCGGTGTGGCCAACCAGGACTACGTGGACATGCCACAGTTTGTGTTGGCAGAGTTTGTCGGGAGGATTCTCTACGGCATCTTCACGCTCGTCATCGTCATCGTCCTGCTCAATATGCTCATTGCTATGATCACCAACTCTTTTCAGAAAATTGAG GATGATGCAGATGTTGAGTGGAAGTTTGCCCGGTCAAAGCTGTACCTCAGTTACTTCAGAGAGGGCCTCACCATGCCTGTGCCCTTCAACATCATCCCCTCACCCAAAGCTGTCTTCTACATCTTGAG GGGTATCTTCAGaagaatctgctgctgctgcacctgtAATTCTGTACAGAAATATCCCCCTATAGTCTCTAGC TCCAATGACAAGGGATCTGAGGAGACCCAGTTACCATACCGGCAGCAAGTGATCAGGGCTCTGGTGCAGCGCTACATCGAGTCGGCTCGCAGAGAGTTTGAGGAGGCCAAGAGGAAAG ACATCGGTAATCGCATCACTGAGCTAAACAAAGCGATCTGCAGGATGCACGGTGACATTAAGGGGATTCAGCAGCTGCTGATGGAGGACGAACACTTTGCAAGTGATCCAGTGATGACAAAGGAGGGCTCCTCCATACTGGGGAAATACATCAATGGTGCCAGGAACAATTTCAGAGGTTTTAACTGCAGACAAgaggacaaaaacacatcacCTAAAGTGACAGTGCACCAGGAAGAGGGGGATAAAAGAAAAGTTGACTCAGACACAAAACAGGAGACAGACACGCAGCAGAATCAGGTGGGAAAATGTGGCGCGGAGGGATCGAAGCTGGTGGCAGACTGTGAAGTAGTGAAAATGGAGGAAGGCAGAGTTAAAGTAGAGTGGAGAGATGAGAGGCAAACTGAGAAAACAGAGCATTtggaagcagaaaaaaatgaaaacactgacattAAAGTGAAAAGGGAGGGGACGGCAGGGACCAGTTTAAATAATGTTGAAGTAAAGGTGAAAGCTGAGGCCACAAAGGATGAGGCGGAGAAAATAAGGGATGCAGAGAGACTCAGAGAGGCCACTGCTGGACAAGCTGAGAGTGTCCCAGTCAGTAATGAGaagacagacataaaaaaaattgtaaacaAGTTGAAAGACATAgagctgcaagaaaaaaaagcagaggtgAGATGGGTGAAGGATATAAAGTTCGAGCACAAGGCAACAGAGAAGTCTGGCGTCAGGGAGGGCAACGACAAACCCAGCGCGAAGAAAACCATTCCCTCGCCGTCGGGCAGTAACAGCTCCCAGGACACAGGCTTTGGTTCACAGGAAGGGGAGGGATCCATCGATGGGTCGCTAGTGACACCGTAA
- the rb1 gene encoding retinoblastoma-associated protein isoform X2, whose product MEEVTDSQKRLWGACLFVTVTDMDASCFTLTQVLKAVCLNVKQFMALIRKLDVNVDTISTKVNSAMTRLEKKYDMTLALYARFEKTCKKIFALVSDGTERETMRSCWTMFLLAKGRVLQMEDDLVISFQLLLCMLELFIKRCPSDLLQPLYKSAISKLQSPPTRTSRRNQSKVKSRPPEPEMDVQLLETLCNENECNAEEVKNVYQTSFSAFLDSLDLSRSPDFPQVNDLNQQYEEHYLKTRDIDGRLFFDRDETVLLPKVEVSQVEMTPKKNLADEEAVLIPPQTPIRAAMTSIQQLRSDLLSTGDQPSTNLFTYFKNCTVDPTQDMLKRLETFNQAFSESFGQAVGPRCIVLGKQRFTLGVRLYYKVMEAMLKSEEKRLSVQNFSKLLNDSTFHTSLLACALEVVMAAYGESCFKAGGYNHGGGDSAGTDVCFPWILDVFNLAAFDFYKVIESFIKAYPTLSKDIVKHLETCENLIMERIAWRTGSPLFDLLKQEHDSGAAEQVETPASFNQPLQHNHTAADLYLSPVRPGHRVLPPESPGTVNSHASSHAPTQPPTQIPRHSKSNSLSLFYKKLYRLAYTRLKILCSYLLSSHPELEPIMWTLFQHTLQHEYELMRDRHLDQLMMSAMYAICKVKSVDLRFKTIVTAYKNLPNTNQETFKHVLITEGHYDSIIVFYNQVFMQRLKTNILQYASTRPPTLSPIPQIPRSPYKFPNSPLRVPGSNNVYISPLKNPRMSPGIMTPRSRMLVSIGESFGQTSRFQKINQMVNSSDRSFKRTLDLSSAPKPLKRLRFDVDGQDEADGSKSGGDSTLIQKLAEMSSARSRMQEQKLKEDAETRKE is encoded by the exons ATGGAGGAAGTCACT GACAGTCAGAAAAGGCTGTGGGGTGCTTGTCTGTTTGTGACTGTGACAGACATGGATGCCTCCTGCTTCACCTTAACTCAGGTTCTGAAAGCAGTTTGTCTGAA TGTAAAGCAGTTCATGGCTCTGATCAGGAAGTTGGATGTAAACGTGGATACGATTTCCACCAAGGTGAATTCAGCAATGACACGACTGGAGAAGAAGTATGACATGACCCTGGCTCTATACGCGAGGTTTGAGAA GACTTGCAAGAAGATCTTTGCTTTGGTTTCTGATGGCAC GGAGAGGGAGACCATGCGGAGCTGCTGGACCATGTTTCTCTTGGCCAAAG GAAGGGTCTTACAGATGGAGGATGACCTGGTCATATCAttccagctgctgctttgtATGCTGGAGTTATTCATCAAGCGCTGCCCCTCAGACCTTCTGCAGCCGCTTTACA aaTCAGCCATCAGTAAACTCCAGAGCCCCCCAACACGAACATCTCGTCGTAACCAGAGCAAAGTCAAATCCCGACCTCCTGAGCCAGAGATGGATGTGCAGCTTCTTGAAACCTTGTGCAATGAGAATGAATGCAATGCAGAGGAG GTGAAGAATGTTTACCAGACCAGTTTCTCGGCTTTCCTGGACTCACTGGATCTTTCAAGATCTCCAGATTTTCCTCAG GTGAATGACCTGAATCAACAATATGAAGAACACTACCTCAAGACGAGAGACATCGATGGACGACTGTTTTTTGACAGAGACGAGACTGTTCTTTTGCCTAAAGTTGAagt ATCACAGGTGGAGATGACACCAAAGAAAAACCTGGCAGATGAAGAGGCTGTACTCATCCCTCCACAGACTCCAATCAG AGCTGCCATGACCTCCATTCAACAGTTGAGGAGTGATCTCCTCTCTACTGGGGACCAGCCATCTACTAACCTGTTTACATATTTCAAA AATTGTACCGTGGACCCGACACAAGACATGCTGAAGCGTTTGGAGACATTCAATCAGGCGTTTAGTGAAAGTTTTGGTCAGGCAGTCGGCCCGCGCTGTATCGTACTTGGAAAGCAG cGATTTACCCTCGGAGTACGACTGTATTATAAAGTCATGGAGGCAATGTTGAAATCG GAAGAGAAGCGACTGTCTGTGCAAAATTTCAg TAAACTCCTCAATGACTCCACATTCCACACATCACTTTTGGCCTGTGCTTTGGAGGTGGTCATGGCAGCATATGGAG AGAGCTGTTTTAAGGCTGGAGGATACAACCATGGCGGTGGGGACTCAGCTGGGACAGATGTTTGTTTCCCCTGGATACTGGATGTGTTTAACCTCGCCGCCTTTGACTTCTACAAAGTTATCGAGAGCTTCATCAAGGCCTACCCCACACTGAGCAAAGATATTGTCAAACATCTGGAGACTTGCGAGAACCTCATCATGGAGAGGATTGCATGGAGAACA GGCTCCCCGCTATTTGACCTGCTGAAACAGGAGCATGACAGCGGAGCAGCAGAACAGGTGGAGACCCCAGCCAGTTTCAACCAACCACTGCAGCACAACCACACCGCAGCTGACCT ATATCTGTCCCCTGTGCGTCCGGGCCATCGTGTTTTGCCTCCTGAGTCTCCAGGCACGGTCAACTCTCATGCTTCCTCTCACGCGCCAACCCAGCCACCTACTCAGATCCCACGACACTCCAAGTCCAACTCTCTCAGCCTTTTCTATAAAAAAT TGTACCGTCTTGCCTACACGAGGCTGAAGATACTCTGCTCCTACCTGCTCTCCTCCCACCCTGAACTGGAGCCCATCATGTGGACACTTTTCCAGCACACACTGCAGCATGAGTACGAGCTGATGAGGGACCGTCACCTCGACCAG CTGATGATGTCAGCCATGTATGCCATATGTAAAGTGAAGAGTGTGGATCTGCGCTTCAAGACCATTGTCACAGCTTACAAGAACTTGCCCAACACCAACCAGGAG ACCTTTAAGCATGTGTTGATCACTGAGGGCCACTATGACTCCATCATAGTCTTCTACAATCAAGTGTTCATGCAGAGGTTGAAAACCAACATCCTGCAGTATGCGTCCACCAGG cCGCCTACCCTCTCTCCTATCCCACAAATACCACGCAGTCCCTACAAGTTCCCTAATTCCCCTCTGCGTGTGCCGGGCAGCAACAACGTGTACATCTCCCCACTGAAAAACCCACGCATGTCCCCGGGTATCATGACTCCTCGCTCCAG AATGCTGGTATCGATCGGCGAATCTTTTGGG CAAACCAGTCGGTTCCAGAAGATCAACCAGATGGTCAACAGCAGCGATCGCTCCTTTAAGAGGACTCTGGATCTCAGCTCCGCTCCAAAGCCTCTGAAGAGGCTACGGTTCGACGTCGACGGACAAGATGAAGCTGACGGCAG CAAATCTGGTGGAGATTCTACACTGATACAGAAGCTTGCAGAGATGA gcTCCGCTCGAAGTCGTATGCAGGAGCAGAAGCTGAAGGAGGACGCAGAAACAAGGAAGGAGTAA
- the rb1 gene encoding retinoblastoma-associated protein isoform X1 — MPPKKRGSGTPQSKGLKPGAESVSPDKKESPELSVKKHRDKDAEFVTLCKSLHVTDLVCDGAWTLWKTVQESMEEVTDSQKRLWGACLFVTVTDMDASCFTLTQVLKAVCLNVKQFMALIRKLDVNVDTISTKVNSAMTRLEKKYDMTLALYARFEKTCKKIFALVSDGTERETMRSCWTMFLLAKGRVLQMEDDLVISFQLLLCMLELFIKRCPSDLLQPLYKSAISKLQSPPTRTSRRNQSKVKSRPPEPEMDVQLLETLCNENECNAEEVKNVYQTSFSAFLDSLDLSRSPDFPQVNDLNQQYEEHYLKTRDIDGRLFFDRDETVLLPKVEVSQVEMTPKKNLADEEAVLIPPQTPIRAAMTSIQQLRSDLLSTGDQPSTNLFTYFKNCTVDPTQDMLKRLETFNQAFSESFGQAVGPRCIVLGKQRFTLGVRLYYKVMEAMLKSEEKRLSVQNFSKLLNDSTFHTSLLACALEVVMAAYGESCFKAGGYNHGGGDSAGTDVCFPWILDVFNLAAFDFYKVIESFIKAYPTLSKDIVKHLETCENLIMERIAWRTGSPLFDLLKQEHDSGAAEQVETPASFNQPLQHNHTAADLYLSPVRPGHRVLPPESPGTVNSHASSHAPTQPPTQIPRHSKSNSLSLFYKKLYRLAYTRLKILCSYLLSSHPELEPIMWTLFQHTLQHEYELMRDRHLDQLMMSAMYAICKVKSVDLRFKTIVTAYKNLPNTNQETFKHVLITEGHYDSIIVFYNQVFMQRLKTNILQYASTRPPTLSPIPQIPRSPYKFPNSPLRVPGSNNVYISPLKNPRMSPGIMTPRSRMLVSIGESFGQTSRFQKINQMVNSSDRSFKRTLDLSSAPKPLKRLRFDVDGQDEADGSKSGGDSTLIQKLAEMSSARSRMQEQKLKEDAETRKE, encoded by the exons ATGCCACCTAAGAAGCGCGGCTCCGGGACCCCGCAGAGCAAAGGGCTGAAGCCCGGGGCTGAGAGTGTTTCCCCGGACAAGAAGGAGAGTCCAGAGTTATCTGTTAAAAA acacagagacaaggaTGCAGAGTTTGTGACCCTGTGCAAGAGCCTGCACGTCACAGACCTGGTGTGTGACGGAGCCTGGACCCTGTGGAAAACTGTGCAAGAGTCCATGGAGGAAGTCACT GACAGTCAGAAAAGGCTGTGGGGTGCTTGTCTGTTTGTGACTGTGACAGACATGGATGCCTCCTGCTTCACCTTAACTCAGGTTCTGAAAGCAGTTTGTCTGAA TGTAAAGCAGTTCATGGCTCTGATCAGGAAGTTGGATGTAAACGTGGATACGATTTCCACCAAGGTGAATTCAGCAATGACACGACTGGAGAAGAAGTATGACATGACCCTGGCTCTATACGCGAGGTTTGAGAA GACTTGCAAGAAGATCTTTGCTTTGGTTTCTGATGGCAC GGAGAGGGAGACCATGCGGAGCTGCTGGACCATGTTTCTCTTGGCCAAAG GAAGGGTCTTACAGATGGAGGATGACCTGGTCATATCAttccagctgctgctttgtATGCTGGAGTTATTCATCAAGCGCTGCCCCTCAGACCTTCTGCAGCCGCTTTACA aaTCAGCCATCAGTAAACTCCAGAGCCCCCCAACACGAACATCTCGTCGTAACCAGAGCAAAGTCAAATCCCGACCTCCTGAGCCAGAGATGGATGTGCAGCTTCTTGAAACCTTGTGCAATGAGAATGAATGCAATGCAGAGGAG GTGAAGAATGTTTACCAGACCAGTTTCTCGGCTTTCCTGGACTCACTGGATCTTTCAAGATCTCCAGATTTTCCTCAG GTGAATGACCTGAATCAACAATATGAAGAACACTACCTCAAGACGAGAGACATCGATGGACGACTGTTTTTTGACAGAGACGAGACTGTTCTTTTGCCTAAAGTTGAagt ATCACAGGTGGAGATGACACCAAAGAAAAACCTGGCAGATGAAGAGGCTGTACTCATCCCTCCACAGACTCCAATCAG AGCTGCCATGACCTCCATTCAACAGTTGAGGAGTGATCTCCTCTCTACTGGGGACCAGCCATCTACTAACCTGTTTACATATTTCAAA AATTGTACCGTGGACCCGACACAAGACATGCTGAAGCGTTTGGAGACATTCAATCAGGCGTTTAGTGAAAGTTTTGGTCAGGCAGTCGGCCCGCGCTGTATCGTACTTGGAAAGCAG cGATTTACCCTCGGAGTACGACTGTATTATAAAGTCATGGAGGCAATGTTGAAATCG GAAGAGAAGCGACTGTCTGTGCAAAATTTCAg TAAACTCCTCAATGACTCCACATTCCACACATCACTTTTGGCCTGTGCTTTGGAGGTGGTCATGGCAGCATATGGAG AGAGCTGTTTTAAGGCTGGAGGATACAACCATGGCGGTGGGGACTCAGCTGGGACAGATGTTTGTTTCCCCTGGATACTGGATGTGTTTAACCTCGCCGCCTTTGACTTCTACAAAGTTATCGAGAGCTTCATCAAGGCCTACCCCACACTGAGCAAAGATATTGTCAAACATCTGGAGACTTGCGAGAACCTCATCATGGAGAGGATTGCATGGAGAACA GGCTCCCCGCTATTTGACCTGCTGAAACAGGAGCATGACAGCGGAGCAGCAGAACAGGTGGAGACCCCAGCCAGTTTCAACCAACCACTGCAGCACAACCACACCGCAGCTGACCT ATATCTGTCCCCTGTGCGTCCGGGCCATCGTGTTTTGCCTCCTGAGTCTCCAGGCACGGTCAACTCTCATGCTTCCTCTCACGCGCCAACCCAGCCACCTACTCAGATCCCACGACACTCCAAGTCCAACTCTCTCAGCCTTTTCTATAAAAAAT TGTACCGTCTTGCCTACACGAGGCTGAAGATACTCTGCTCCTACCTGCTCTCCTCCCACCCTGAACTGGAGCCCATCATGTGGACACTTTTCCAGCACACACTGCAGCATGAGTACGAGCTGATGAGGGACCGTCACCTCGACCAG CTGATGATGTCAGCCATGTATGCCATATGTAAAGTGAAGAGTGTGGATCTGCGCTTCAAGACCATTGTCACAGCTTACAAGAACTTGCCCAACACCAACCAGGAG ACCTTTAAGCATGTGTTGATCACTGAGGGCCACTATGACTCCATCATAGTCTTCTACAATCAAGTGTTCATGCAGAGGTTGAAAACCAACATCCTGCAGTATGCGTCCACCAGG cCGCCTACCCTCTCTCCTATCCCACAAATACCACGCAGTCCCTACAAGTTCCCTAATTCCCCTCTGCGTGTGCCGGGCAGCAACAACGTGTACATCTCCCCACTGAAAAACCCACGCATGTCCCCGGGTATCATGACTCCTCGCTCCAG AATGCTGGTATCGATCGGCGAATCTTTTGGG CAAACCAGTCGGTTCCAGAAGATCAACCAGATGGTCAACAGCAGCGATCGCTCCTTTAAGAGGACTCTGGATCTCAGCTCCGCTCCAAAGCCTCTGAAGAGGCTACGGTTCGACGTCGACGGACAAGATGAAGCTGACGGCAG CAAATCTGGTGGAGATTCTACACTGATACAGAAGCTTGCAGAGATGA gcTCCGCTCGAAGTCGTATGCAGGAGCAGAAGCTGAAGGAGGACGCAGAAACAAGGAAGGAGTAA